A genomic window from Micromonospora sp. WMMA1947 includes:
- a CDS encoding lycopene cyclase family protein has product MHASFPVDVDLALVGGGGAASLVLAALDRHGVTGLRVAVVDPVHKRGQDRTWAFWGLPGDDLDPLLSASWSQVDVVTPAGRRVLSLDPLRYGMLRSAPVYDRAAEAERRLDAVRISAPAGELHDDGERVTVRDPDGRDLVRAGWVLDSRPRRPRRPGRTSWLQHFRGWWLAADRPTFDPQRAVLMDFRTPQPQRGVSFGYVLPVDDRFALVEYTEFGPELLDDAGYDAALRGYADLLGLDLTALRVREVENGVIPMTDGPFESRPSPRVVRLGTAGGATRPSTGFTFSAMLRQADQVALALAAGRPPVPAPAYPGRHLWMDAVALRALDRGHVGGVEFFERLFDRNPPERVLRFLDGVTSPAEDLAVMRSSPLLPMTGAVLGDAAGRLRARLRR; this is encoded by the coding sequence ATGCACGCATCCTTCCCGGTCGACGTCGACCTCGCGCTGGTCGGCGGCGGCGGCGCCGCGTCCCTGGTCCTGGCCGCGCTGGACCGGCACGGCGTGACCGGGCTGCGGGTCGCGGTGGTCGACCCGGTGCACAAACGCGGCCAGGACCGCACCTGGGCGTTCTGGGGCCTGCCCGGCGACGACCTCGACCCGCTGCTGAGCGCGAGCTGGTCGCAGGTCGACGTGGTCACACCCGCCGGCCGCCGCGTCCTGTCGCTCGACCCCCTGCGGTACGGCATGCTGCGCTCCGCCCCGGTCTACGACCGGGCTGCCGAGGCCGAGCGGCGGCTGGACGCGGTCCGGATCAGCGCCCCGGCGGGGGAGCTGCACGACGACGGTGAGCGGGTCACGGTCCGCGACCCGGACGGCCGGGACCTGGTGCGGGCCGGCTGGGTGCTCGACTCGCGGCCCCGGCGGCCGAGGCGGCCGGGACGTACCAGCTGGTTGCAGCACTTCCGCGGCTGGTGGCTGGCCGCCGACCGGCCGACGTTCGACCCGCAGCGGGCGGTGCTGATGGACTTCCGCACCCCGCAGCCGCAACGCGGCGTCTCCTTCGGGTACGTGCTGCCTGTCGACGACCGGTTCGCGCTGGTCGAGTACACCGAGTTCGGGCCGGAACTGCTCGACGACGCGGGCTACGACGCGGCGCTGCGCGGGTACGCCGACCTGCTCGGCCTGGACCTGACCGCGCTGCGGGTGCGGGAGGTCGAGAACGGCGTGATCCCGATGACCGACGGCCCGTTCGAGTCCCGCCCGAGCCCGCGCGTGGTGCGGCTGGGCACCGCGGGTGGGGCGACCCGCCCGTCCACCGGCTTCACGTTCTCCGCGATGCTGCGCCAGGCCGACCAGGTGGCCCTGGCGCTCGCCGCCGGCCGTCCGCCGGTGCCGGCGCCCGCCTACCCGGGACGGCACCTGTGGATGGACGCGGTGGCGCTGCGCGCGCTGGACCGGGGGCACGTCGGCGGGGTGGAGTTCTTCGAGCGGCTGTTCGACCGCAACCCGCCGGAGCGGGTGCTGCGGTTCCTCGACGGCGTGACCAGCCCGGCGGAGGACCTGGCGGTGATGCGGTCCAGCCCGCTGCTGCCGATGACCGGCGCGGTGCTCGGCGACGCGGCCGGGCGGCTGCGGGCCCGCCTGCGCCGCTAG
- a CDS encoding serine hydrolase domain-containing protein, with the protein MDTRWDGLRAEVRATINELVSSGREAGVQVAAYLDGVAILTEQAGLADTTTGRPMTADTPVHAVSTGKGLTATVVHVLAERGRLDYDLPLAAVWPQFARHGKGGITLRHVLTHTAGLPALPADVTPEDFTDWTRMCDLLADARPLWAPGERLAYHAWTWGWLLGEVVRRVTGAPISRVLAQEVAGPLGVDRELFLGVPEADLPRLARLEDAGLSALMTWAGANLPHFDAVAPPAVRPDTVIGSRPDVLRADVPSVGTMSARAVARMYAALLGPVDGVRLISAERMRDVSAPAVRAPEWVFGQESTFGLGYAVEDDGSFGTAGSGGSLAFAYPELGLTVAAVRNRLGAGDGDPMEGLRTLVRDRVAEAIG; encoded by the coding sequence GTGGACACGCGGTGGGACGGCCTGCGGGCCGAGGTACGGGCGACGATCAACGAGCTGGTCTCCTCCGGCCGGGAGGCCGGCGTGCAGGTGGCCGCGTACCTGGACGGGGTCGCGATCCTCACCGAGCAGGCCGGGCTCGCCGACACCACCACCGGCAGGCCGATGACCGCCGACACGCCCGTGCACGCCGTCTCCACCGGCAAGGGTCTCACCGCCACAGTGGTGCACGTGCTGGCCGAGCGGGGACGCCTCGACTACGACCTGCCGCTCGCTGCGGTGTGGCCGCAGTTCGCCCGGCACGGCAAGGGCGGCATCACGCTGCGGCACGTGCTCACCCACACCGCCGGCCTGCCCGCGCTGCCGGCCGACGTCACGCCGGAGGACTTCACCGACTGGACGCGCATGTGCGACCTGCTCGCCGACGCGCGGCCGCTGTGGGCACCCGGCGAGCGGCTCGCGTACCACGCGTGGACGTGGGGCTGGCTGCTCGGCGAGGTGGTCCGGCGGGTCACCGGCGCGCCGATCTCGCGGGTGCTGGCGCAGGAGGTGGCCGGGCCCCTCGGCGTGGACCGGGAACTGTTCCTCGGCGTCCCGGAGGCGGACCTGCCCCGCCTGGCCCGGCTGGAGGACGCCGGCCTGTCCGCGCTGATGACCTGGGCCGGGGCCAACCTGCCGCACTTCGACGCGGTCGCCCCACCCGCCGTACGGCCGGACACCGTCATCGGCTCCCGCCCCGACGTGCTGCGCGCCGACGTGCCGTCGGTCGGCACGATGAGCGCCCGCGCGGTGGCCCGGATGTACGCGGCGCTGCTCGGCCCGGTCGACGGGGTGCGGCTGATCTCCGCCGAGCGGATGCGGGACGTGTCCGCCCCGGCGGTCCGCGCGCCGGAGTGGGTGTTCGGGCAGGAGAGCACGTTCGGGCTCGGGTACGCGGTCGAGGACGACGGATCGTTCGGCACCGCCGGCAGTGGCGGCAGCCTCGCGTTCGCGTACCCCGAACTGGGGTTGACGGTGGCGGCGGTGCGCAACCGGCTCGGCGCGGGCGACGGCGACCCGATGGAGGGCTTGCGGACGCTGGTGCGCGACCGCGTCGCCGAGGCGATCGGCTAG
- a CDS encoding tyrosine-protein phosphatase, which yields MTRPPDFATLCNFRDLGGLRTGDGRTVARGRLYRSDSLAKLAGDDLERFAALGVRTVIDLRYPWEIADRGRAPESLGVTWHNLSIEHRPYVQADIDPGVDPWRYLADRYAEVAEDGVAELRRAIEVIADDEHPLVFHCASGKDRTGLLAALVLSVLDVDDDQIAADFALTEHATDRLVAEWRDRNGGATPGWPAYGRAPAEIIRLVLADLRAGHGSVRGYVTGRLGVGEETIAALRARLLTGDTNPLLAQGTGAPTPVAR from the coding sequence ATGACCAGACCCCCGGACTTCGCCACCCTCTGCAACTTCCGTGACCTGGGCGGCCTTCGAACCGGCGACGGCCGCACCGTCGCCCGGGGCCGGCTCTACCGCTCCGACTCACTGGCCAAGCTCGCCGGTGACGACCTGGAACGGTTCGCGGCGCTCGGCGTGCGCACCGTGATCGACCTGCGGTACCCGTGGGAGATCGCCGACCGCGGCCGGGCGCCGGAGAGCCTCGGCGTGACCTGGCACAACCTGAGCATCGAGCACCGGCCGTACGTGCAGGCCGACATCGACCCCGGCGTGGACCCGTGGCGCTACCTGGCCGACCGGTACGCCGAGGTGGCCGAGGACGGCGTGGCCGAGCTGCGCCGGGCGATCGAGGTGATCGCGGACGACGAGCATCCGCTGGTGTTCCACTGCGCCTCCGGCAAGGACCGCACGGGCCTGCTCGCCGCGCTGGTGCTGTCAGTGCTCGACGTGGACGACGACCAGATCGCCGCGGACTTCGCGCTCACCGAGCACGCCACCGACCGGCTGGTCGCCGAGTGGCGGGACCGCAACGGCGGCGCGACGCCGGGCTGGCCGGCGTACGGGCGGGCCCCGGCCGAGATCATCCGGCTGGTGCTGGCCGACCTGCGGGCCGGACACGGTTCGGTGCGCGGCTACGTGACCGGCCGGCTCGGCGTCGGCGAGGAGACGATCGCCGCGCTGCGCGCCCGGCTGCTCACCGGCGACACGAACCCGCTGCTCGCCCAGGGAACCGGCGCGCCGACGCCGGTCGCCCGCTGA